A genomic region of Runella rosea contains the following coding sequences:
- a CDS encoding NAD(P)-binding domain-containing protein — translation MKIAILGLGEAGSRFANDLAEMGVTVTGYDPNPLRELHPSVTLASNNAEAVKDVDVIFSVNLSSVSEEVAQDIFPVLKNTQFFLEMNTSSPDKKKKIDMILKPTGVQFIDLAIMAPVPTKGIKTPFLAAGEEGFAFLEKMKPLKLDLSLVENGQVGDAATMKLLRSIVYKGVAAVICEAVEAGEAFGMPAYIRKQISSIIGGNDDLIDRFVEGSKTHALRRMHEMEAVIEMLEERNLDPIVTRATRDNLAKLMN, via the coding sequence ATGAAAATTGCCATTTTGGGTTTAGGCGAAGCAGGTTCTCGTTTTGCCAATGATTTGGCTGAAATGGGCGTGACCGTGACGGGCTACGACCCCAATCCCCTTCGAGAATTACACCCTTCTGTTACGCTTGCCTCAAACAATGCCGAAGCGGTCAAAGACGTTGATGTGATTTTCAGCGTCAACCTATCGTCGGTATCAGAAGAAGTGGCACAGGATATTTTTCCAGTCCTAAAAAACACGCAGTTTTTTCTGGAAATGAATACTTCTTCGCCCGACAAGAAGAAGAAGATTGACATGATTTTGAAGCCAACGGGTGTCCAATTTATTGATTTGGCCATCATGGCACCTGTGCCGACCAAGGGCATTAAAACCCCGTTTTTAGCAGCGGGAGAGGAGGGTTTTGCTTTTTTGGAGAAAATGAAACCGCTAAAGTTAGACCTTTCGCTCGTCGAAAATGGCCAAGTAGGCGATGCCGCAACCATGAAATTGCTGCGCTCGATTGTCTACAAAGGCGTGGCGGCAGTTATCTGTGAGGCCGTAGAAGCGGGGGAGGCATTCGGGATGCCTGCGTATATCCGCAAACAAATCAGTTCGATTATTGGCGGAAACGACGACTTGATTGACCGTTTTGTGGAAGGCAGCAAAACCCACGCCCTGCGCCGAATGCACGAAATGGAAGCCGTGATTGAAATGCTGGAAGAACGCAATCTGGACCCGATTGTCACCCGTGCCACGAGAGATAATTTGGCAAAACTGATGAACTAA
- a CDS encoding 4-carboxy-4-hydroxy-2-oxoadipate aldolase/oxaloacetate decarboxylase translates to MLGGFRIRKPPAITTDKPLQNMELIKELSKFSAATICEALGNKGNLPSTIKPIAASMKVCGPAYTVQTMPRDNVLLHRAYAYAKAGDVLIANCSGFYEAGYWGDLMSLGAQTKGINGLVIDACVRDADDIEAMGFPIFSRGLCIRGTSNHGDGTLNEPIIIGDVLIHPGDIVVGDRDGVVVVPFNKLEETIEKAAAREAKEARTRAELRKGRTSLQIYGWDEKFGY, encoded by the coding sequence ATTCTAGGAGGTTTTCGCATCAGAAAACCTCCTGCAATTACCACTGATAAGCCATTGCAAAATATGGAGTTAATAAAAGAACTTTCGAAATTTTCAGCCGCTACGATTTGTGAAGCCCTTGGAAACAAAGGTAATTTGCCTTCGACCATCAAACCAATCGCCGCAAGCATGAAAGTCTGCGGCCCTGCTTACACGGTTCAAACCATGCCTCGTGACAATGTTTTGTTGCATCGGGCGTATGCGTATGCTAAAGCAGGAGATGTCTTAATTGCCAATTGTTCAGGTTTTTATGAAGCAGGTTACTGGGGCGATTTGATGAGTTTGGGGGCTCAAACCAAAGGAATCAATGGCTTAGTTATCGATGCCTGCGTGCGCGATGCCGACGATATTGAGGCGATGGGCTTCCCTATTTTTTCAAGAGGGTTATGCATTCGAGGTACGTCAAATCACGGCGACGGAACCCTCAATGAACCCATTATAATCGGTGACGTACTGATTCATCCGGGCGATATTGTGGTGGGTGACCGTGATGGCGTCGTGGTCGTTCCGTTCAATAAACTGGAAGAAACCATCGAAAAAGCTGCCGCAAGAGAAGCCAAAGAAGCAAGAACAAGAGCCGAACTCAGAAAAGGAAGAACTTCTCTTCAGATTTATGGCTGGGATGAAAAGTTTGGGTATTAG